From the genome of Phoenix dactylifera cultivar Barhee BC4 chromosome 5, palm_55x_up_171113_PBpolish2nd_filt_p, whole genome shotgun sequence:
GAGCTAAATGGTTAAGCATTGCCGTCCTTACTGTTTGATGATTCATTGAGGATGTGATGGAGAATGATTTAGTTGGACTGAAATTTATGATGAACAACTATTTTttctcaactttttttttaaaaaaaatgtgcatATGGCCGTGCTTTTTTCCCTTTCATCATTGCTCATGCAAATATGTTATACTCATCCTGTATTGATGTGGTATTATGTTGATACCTTCTGCCTCCACTCGGGACAGAGATTAGAGTCACTCCACTTCTTAATCACTCCTTCCACTTCTTTTAACGTCTTATATCTCATTTCATTCTATCCTCTTATGAAATAAATGGATGGGAAATCCCAtccttttctcaaaaaaaaacacacacacacacacacacaaaatctTTCAATGATATTGGGGAAAAAAAACTGCTTGATGAAGACCTTCCTTCCTTGATTAtgcggcggggggggggggggggggcgggggtAGATAAGCTGCCCGGAAACCGTCCTAAAACCCCAAAAATGATGTTTTTGACTAATATCATAAAACATATATTTGTTCATAATATAAAAGAGACACCTTGAAAGCTAGGGTGAGTACAGTAAAAGAGAGTTGTTCTTCTAGAAGTGGTGTGCAGGCAATCATCATTCACAGTATTGGCGAAGCAATCAAAATCAAGTctttaaaattttaagaaaaaataaattaattatcaAAATCTGCAGAAAAAAGAACCATGtttgttattatatatatatatatatatatatatatatatatatatatatatatatatatatatatatagctgctATTCTCTTGTTCTGAACTatttataagaaaattcttaacATGCATTAAATTATACAGTTATACGACATCTGCATCGATTGCTAATTTGCACGTAGCGACCAACATAAGTATGCCTAATCATCGGGGCTAATAAAAGCACAAAGCATATCATTTTTCGCCAAAATAAACCATGAATATGAATTTAAATTGGATTCTTCTTCTGACATACTTGAATTTATTAAAAACTGTATTCGGCTTGATTCGAAGTTAAGCTTAGTTTAGActtcaaaagaagataaaatatGTTCAACTTGACCTGAAATTAGTTTCAAACCAATCTCCATCACAACCAGGCTCGATCAAGCCCGGCTCGCTTACACCCTAACGGGCCTAACCGCAGCATTTCCTTGAAAATGACATCCTAAACCTGTGGGTGGACCGGTGGGCCTTCTTACAATCAATATAATTTTAGGCCCATAGAGCCCATTAGGTAAACTACTGATCAATAACGGTCGGACGGTCTTCGCATGCCATCCGATGGCTTAGATTTAAAAGCTCATCGCAGAGGAAACCCTAGACTCTTGATAAATTTCGACCTCCTCCCCTTTCCGAGGCCATTTGTGCAACAAAAGCTTAGTGTGTCCTTCTTTCtccaattagggttttttttttttttgcctttagtTTGATCCGTTTGTGTAGTAGGATGTTGTGGGGTGCCTAAAGGATGAGCACTTATTGGAAGGGATGCATCCAATCCATAGATTGGGTGTGATGGTGCTCACTTTCACTTGAATAGGAGATCTGATAGGCTCCTCCCCATGTATTTTTCTGTTCCTCCATTCCCTTTGGTTTATAATTCCTATCAACAACTTATTTTGTTTAATTTGAGAACCATGATTATTTATAGGTTTTATTTATGATAGCAGCAGTGTGGATGATGAGAACATGAAAAATATTACAGTTATCCCTGTCTGATCAGTTTACATGGGTGCTGAAAATATTCAATCTGACACATATTGGctgtttcattttttctttaatctctttcatatttttgtgttAATCTTGAACaatgcttcattttttttaaaaattttgcatttgCTCTCGAGTATTGGTATATGACATGCTCTTGAGGGGATTGTCTTTGAATTACTTGCATTCTTCATTGAGGGGGTTTAATTTTTGAACCAAAGAATGAGTTGGAATGTAATCTGTAAGTAAGTTTGAAGACGTGCTATTGAAGAGCTATATAAAATTGACCAAGATTATAAGACAATCTAAAGCTATGTTTGGAaacaattaatttttttcaaccAAACAATTAATTGAGTACACGAAACTAAATTATCCTTTAGAAGAGTAGAATgggtattcaaaaaaaaagggtatatTATAAATGCTTTAATTATTTTCTTCTCCTAATTTATTTACCCCACTTACTCCATGAATAATTTGTttaaataaaaatgtaaaataatTTAACCCACCTTgttcttcctttcctctctGACTTCTTATATTTTATCTAAATATTTTGGGTTTTTTATAAAATGCAGCTTGTTGCATGTTTATAGGTGTTGGAGAATAAGCATGAACCATCCTACTTGGAAAAAAGAAGGATGGAGCTTGGAGAGATCattgaattattttttcttttataaatctGGCTTTGTATTTTGATGTCCTATCAAATTTTTGTAACTTTTGTAATCTTTGCTCATTGTGGTAAATTTAGACCATGAATATTTCTTTTGTCGACTCACGTTAAAAGCAATGAAATATGTGTATATTAGGTGTTGGGGGGTGGATGGGGCAGGGACCATTTGTCCCATACTGCTTGAATAGTGAAAAAGGGTCGTGCTTATAAGGATCTCATTCTCTTTTCTTTGCGAGGCCCTTTTGGTAGCGGCGAAAGTTGCACCGAAAAGACAAAACCATGCAGAGGTAAAGTACCTATGCATCCCTCCTCTAGAGCGGGCAATACTTCGTAACAGGGGCAGATGGGGTAGGGACCACTTTAATCTCATACTGCTTGAGTAGTGGAAAAATGTCGTGTTTATAAGAGTCTTATTTCTTTAACTTTGCGAGGCCCTTTTGGTAGCAGCGAAAGTCGCACCGAAAAGACAAAACCATGCGGAGGTGAAGTACCTACGCGTCCCTCCTCTAGGGTGGACAATACCTTGTAACAAGGGCGGATGGGGCAGGGACCATTTTAGTCCCATACTGTTTAAGTAGTGGAAAAAGGTCGTGCTTATAAGGATCTCATTTTTTTAACCTTGCAAGGGCCCTTTTGATAGCGGCGAAAGTCGCACCGAAGGGACAAAACCGTGCGGGAGTAAAGTACCTTCGCGGCTCTTCCCCGTAGCGGATCATACCTCGTAACAGGGCGGCCATTTCAGTGCTCTAACAGTAGGGAACAAAACTTACTTGAAGATGGTGGCAGTGCACGTTCCAAAGAGTTGAGTCTACCGAGACGAACCTGTTTTTAAGGCTCAGGAAAGGATAGGAAGGAAACACACCTCTATGTTGTGCTCTGAGGTTCGCACTTAACCTCACGAGTTCATGCGCATGGGTTATGTAATGACGCTTCAAGTTATGTTGTCAGGTCCACACATGCAGAAAGGGAAGGTAATCATTAGAATAGCCCTAACCATCATCAAATCTTGTTCCAACCATTCGGGCTCACTGTATTTTTTACCAATATTTCCTATTAACAGCTAAAGATCTACTACCCCCGGCATTGCTGCAAGCTCGCAAATGTTCCACAACAATTTCCATCTATCTTATCTCAGTACTTCCCTTCATCCAACAATTACTGCAAATTAGCCAAAATCTCATGGAGCCCCATTAGAGGAGCTTATAAAGGATTCTAAAATATTCTATGGTAGTATAGTGTTCTAGGGTTTTAGTTGATATCACAGCTTACACATAGAATGTGTAAGGTTATCCAACTTGTTGTATCTTGCTGTTCAAAAATTTGACctaacgagtggacaagttgatcGGTTGAGTTGGAGGAGTGTAGCACGGTGTTGGAATTATTTTGCAACCATAGAAAATAATTAAAGGGTTGTCAGAATGCGAGTCAGACAgagtttcgaaaaaaaaaattagaagagataaaaaagagataaaagtATGATGATATGATATCCGATTAAGATCGTGCAATAAGAGCAGTTTTTCTCGGATGTGTCGTAATCAAACATTTCTCTTATTTGCAGATCTAGTGGGCTACAATATTCTTTTTTAGATACAATAAGATTATAACCGATTGGCCTTTGATTTCGCTAGACTTATGTTGTCATTTGGTTGACAGGCTGGGTTGTTACCCAAAATTTGGAGGACGGAGTCCTCTGTTCCAAATAATCTTCAGCCATTAGATTATTGGCCTATACTTCGTTAGGGTCTTGCAGTAATAGTTAGGGTCTTGGAGTAATACCAAGTCCTAACCAATTTAGAGAAACAAATctagggaaaaaaataaaagctctTTGGAAAGAGCTTGTTCTCCCCCCCATTGTGTCTCTGTTCTATGACTTCAGAGTCCCAAAGGCCTACCAGAAGGCTGTCAAGTAAAACCAAGCAGCACTCATGCCATTGACTTAGAGCAACGGAAACATTTTATCAGTCACCGCTCGCCATGAAAAGATGGTGATATCCTTGCTTAGCAGATAGCTTCAGAAGTCATAACAGCACAAGAATTTTCCAGGGCATGAGAAAACAAGTAATCCAACAACAGAAGAAAAACCAACACATTGTTACCGATCCCAGATGAATTACTATATAGATCTGAAGATCCCGATAATAGCATGAAGCAGATGAATGCAACCAGTCAAAACAATTTTTCAGACCATTTTCCACATATGAAACTTGGGCTATTTCTTGATGCTTCTCCGCCAATGCATCAAAATATCAGTTAAAAACCTACCAACCGTTTAGTCCAAATGCTGTTCCCCCATCTAATTAAGAATTCCCTGAAGAGGATCTGTTTACCAATAATAAAGTATTTCTGGGGTGAAGCAAATACCAGCTCATTGTCTCTAatgaaattaaatatatatatacataactcAAAGTAAGTATTCAGGAATCAAACTCCATTCCCAAGCATTTCCATCCCAGATAATGACGAGTGACCAAGCACCTAACATCAGAACATCACCCCCCTTGTTCGCTAGATGCTAATCCTATGCTTCCCTGAAGACATCGTATTCCTCCAGGTGAACAAAAAAGATCCAGCAGGGAAGAAAAGGGTcaatcataaataaaaaaaaatcggtCCTTCCCTACTAAAGTctaaattctaaattctaagacTCATGACTGTATTTTGCCTCACTTGATGGTGATGTAGCGGTTTGTACCATGCTTAGCCCAGTGGTCCTTAAGGTCCACTGACTGCGACAAATCATGGCCCTCTGCTGCCAGCCGGCTGAGAAGCTTTCTGAATGCACCACCACTCATCTTGCGCCCTCCCATGCGAGTGTGCCGCTTGTTGGGCATCACCGGCAGTGGGTACATGGACAGTGTTGTGGTGCAGCAAGCAGACTGCCACCCTCCATTCTCCCACTTGTAACACTGCTGGTATTTTCCTGTGCATGAGCAGACAGGTGCAGGCATTGTTGCTTCCTCAAAAGTGACCTGGTTCAGACCCAGATCCTGACCTTTCCACTCTTGATGCTTTGTCAGAGAAACCCGCTCGTTTAAATCGTCCCCGCCTCCGACCTCGCCCCTCCAGTCACTGGCTGGCTTTGCGATAGTGACCTGCCTGTTCAAATCTTCACCTCCACCTTTTCTACTCTTCCTCGGGGTCTTTGAAGACTTCTTGTATGGAGAGTTTTGGACTTTGGTCTCCTTTCTTGGCCGTTTCACCATTCTGCCTTTTGCAGCACTCTCTGAAGCTGTTGAGATGGGAAATGCCTCAGTTATATGCATCTCTCTTGCGTGGTTGTAGTGGTTGTAGGGGGCATCTGATAGTTGTGGTGGTGACGGGTGAATATGCTGAAGGTGTTGCTGCTGATGATGGTGAATGTGTTTCGACCCACGAGGAGCGGCGCACCCAGGAGGGCATGCAGTTGCACCATTAGTATTCATTCCATTTTCACGAGCATATTGAAGAGCTGCAATAGCATTGTCTCGTTCCATGATGGCATTGTTCCGCTCGGCAATTGCAGTATCACGTTGGAGGATTGCCACATCTCGTTCAGCCAAAGCAGCTTTCTTCTCAGCAAGGGCTATGTTGTGTTCTTGGATAGCATTGTCACGCTCAGACATGATGGCCATGAACTTTATGGTTTGGTTTTCTTTCAGTTGATATTGAGGCATCATCCACTAGCATATCATCCAAAACAGGATGATCAGAAGTGCAATCTAACCAGGAAAACAAGGGCATGCTAGATGGTAGACTAGCACAGGGTTTGTTGTTTCAGCAAATTGTATAGAAGGTGGAAGTTTAGGAGACCAATGCCAGGGGGAGAGGTTCAAGTTTCCCATAGTCGAGTGATGCAGTTATTTAAAAGATTCACAAGACAAGATTCAAAATTATCATAGTGTATATAATGCAGCAATTTGTCACTCGTTTGCCCTACCATTAACATTGAATGGAGCTGCATGCAACTTTACATTTTAATTCAAGAAGAACCATACAGAATAATGGCAAAAACTTTTGAAACTCACATCCTTAAATAAgttgagagaagaaagaaaatgaaaatggtTCAGAAAACATGCATCCTAGTATTGACAAACATACAGGTTAGAATACttgtattatttttatatatggaaTGTTAGGTCTCAATTATGCAAAGAGTAGACAGAAATCACAACATACATCAGAAGATCCATAAATCAATTATAAAACAAGAACaaataaagatttttggattgctaATTGTCAATTGTTTTTTGTCaagaagggaaaaaataaaGGTTGTAAAACATGCATGTTGAAAATCTTCAGAAATTGTTAGACAACATTGAGATACTCAGGCGCAGAAGGCCAAGCaagctttgaaaagaataagatATGAGTAAATGGTTTGACAGGATAGGAAAACTTAACAAAAATTGAAATCAAAGTAATAATGTAGGCGAAGGATTTGAAGAAACATACTGGACAAAGGACGTGGCCTTGATCAACAGACATTTCTGTGCATATTTTCTTCATTACCTGTGTGTGAACTTGATAAGGGAAAAATAGCAAGATATGCTTCAATAAGTTGATCGCTGCTGAATGGGATAACGTCTCAGTTACAGCTGATGTCATGAACAGATAGAGAAGATATAGGAAGGAAGAAGTTTGCGTCAAGGGAACTTTGAGGTATGGACAATAGTTTATGAAAAAAAGATGGGATACTTGTTGGGTCTGCATTTCAAGCCATAGTCATAGTTATCACTTATAACCAATGACATAAGCATCAGAGCAATAATAAGAAAAGAATAAGTTTCACCGAGTCACCACTTTTTTCATATCATACATGGAGAAAAAAGATCAACAGACATTTCTGTGCATATTTTCTTCATTACCTGTGTGTGAACTTGTTTGTATTGATCTGTCTTGTGCCTCCCATTCTCCCTCTGGCCACTGTTGTCCATTTCTACATTCACTTGCAGCAACAAATACATAAAGCTTCTGATACCTGTTACATGTTCCAAGGATTGTTCAATCAGCAACAAACTACAAATCAGATAGTTGACACTTGAGAAGTtatctgtgtgtgtgtgcgtgtgcatgtgtgtgtgtgtgagagagagagagagagaaatctttggagataaaattgaagaatgctTTCAAGGAAAACTTATTAGCAAATGAAATAAAGAATTTCTCTGAAAAATAACTTTAGGAGCATAGTTCAAGTGCTCAACATTTCAGTCAGGAGTCAAAGTCATGCTCCACTTGAAAATTAGATAAAGGTCTGACATAAAAAAAGTTTATAAACAAAACTATTAACTCAAAATTGACTGATATATTGATTAAAAAATATAGTAACATATTATGAATAATTATAATAAGCTCAAAACTTGCCACACTCACTGGTGTTTTCATTATAAACTTGTGGTGATCATCATTTAAGGTGAAACTCATTTTTAAACTCTATTGCTATAGGCTGATACAAGTAACAGTTTCATTTAAATTAAGAAAAACAGGGACAGCAATCCACTTTTCTTttgccagagagagagagattaacaAAATTTATCTCTTTATCACTCCTAAGCAGCAGCTTACATGTACACAACATCTGATCTCTGATACTTTGACCATTGCATGTCCATGGAACTTTtaggaaatttttttaatagaacCAGCTATCATGCGCAGTGCGAAGTTTTAAGGAATAAGGTTAAATGCACAATTGAGACAAGTCTATGACTAGAGCAACCATAACA
Proteins encoded in this window:
- the LOC103716899 gene encoding barley B recombinant-like protein D isoform X2 codes for the protein MQFSIGEPGGGPQGSGDSRQRRKQKRVTVEKKERRNFFQEINPKRRRRRRRGERKETRGIRSFMYLLLQVNVEMDNSGQRENGRHKTDQYKQVHTQWMMPQYQLKENQTIKFMAIMSERDNAIQEHNIALAEKKAALAERDVAILQRDTAIAERNNAIMERDNAIAALQYARENGMNTNGATACPPGCAAPRGSKHIHHHQQQHLQHIHPSPPQLSDAPYNHYNHAREMHITEAFPISTASESAAKGRMVKRPRKETKVQNSPYKKSSKTPRKSRKGGGEDLNRQVTIAKPASDWRGEVGGGDDLNERVSLTKHQEWKGQDLGLNQVTFEEATMPAPVCSCTGKYQQCYKWENGGWQSACCTTTLSMYPLPVMPNKRHTRMGGRKMSGGAFRKLLSRLAAEGHDLSQSVDLKDHWAKHGTNRYITIK
- the LOC103716899 gene encoding barley B recombinant-like protein D isoform X1, whose product is MQFSIGEPGGGPQGSGDSRQRRKQKRVTVEKKERRNFFQEINPKRRRRRRRGERKETRGIFFSYSLDYPPPTPLPGCIRSFMYLLLQVNVEMDNSGQRENGRHKTDQYKQVHTQWMMPQYQLKENQTIKFMAIMSERDNAIQEHNIALAEKKAALAERDVAILQRDTAIAERNNAIMERDNAIAALQYARENGMNTNGATACPPGCAAPRGSKHIHHHQQQHLQHIHPSPPQLSDAPYNHYNHAREMHITEAFPISTASESAAKGRMVKRPRKETKVQNSPYKKSSKTPRKSRKGGGEDLNRQVTIAKPASDWRGEVGGGDDLNERVSLTKHQEWKGQDLGLNQVTFEEATMPAPVCSCTGKYQQCYKWENGGWQSACCTTTLSMYPLPVMPNKRHTRMGGRKMSGGAFRKLLSRLAAEGHDLSQSVDLKDHWAKHGTNRYITIK